One segment of Streptomyces sp. NBC_00576 DNA contains the following:
- a CDS encoding ATP-binding protein — translation MALLEREHWLDALRRCPTGRVVLVSGEAGIGKTALVRTFCDGLARMVLWGSCDALRTPQPLGPLHDIARQATGELAAAMAAESPRHAMFNAFLDQLTARETIAVVEDAHWADEATLDLLMFAARRISSTRGLLVITYRDDEVGPDHPLRAVLGALATDKSVLRIRLSPLSAAAVATLAGPDGPDAAELHARAGGNPFFVTEVLADPERRVPETVRDAVLARAAGLRPAERDALNSVAVFPGYAPAPLVQAPRKAVDGCVDAGMLIRDGTRILFRHELARLAIEEGIASARKTELHERALADLTQRGSDPARLVYHAEEAGDAAAVLVHAGAAARRASAVGAHRQAADHYAQALRFADGISPRRQAELLERHGEACAHAGRSAAAVLSSRRAIECWREEGDQEREAALMAYCSYYLWNQGRNAEAHAMVRQALALAERLPEGPGLVAAYTWSAYLLMLARDIPGAVRTGCHAAVLAERFGEQTLLARALNAVGSAQWSIEPDLAMRTMLRSIQAGRVAGDDGAVGSAMVNLGSAAGEVRRYDVAEHWLREAMKWCSDRDLDDVRSYATAWLARCLFERGQWSAAEAMVEQVGATECTPSRIVALTVLGRLRTRRGEPGAADVLDEACSLAEQTGDLQRLWPVAAGRAELVWLSGQQPDSSLSESYEMAVRLGIGWAIGELGQWLQPEPGEVHQAAAPPYRMNPVEAARAWDELGCPYESAMALAQSPDHLREALRGFEGLGARPAADQVARRMRDLGIRTPRRSTMAHPDGLTAREADVLDLLRDGLRNSEIADRLRIAEKTAGHHVSSILAKLGVRTRQEAARHGEIAERT, via the coding sequence ATGGCGTTACTTGAGCGGGAGCACTGGCTTGATGCGCTGCGACGCTGCCCAACAGGGCGGGTGGTTCTGGTCTCCGGTGAGGCGGGTATCGGCAAGACCGCTCTTGTCAGGACGTTCTGCGACGGCCTGGCCCGGATGGTTCTGTGGGGCTCGTGCGACGCGCTGCGGACACCGCAGCCACTCGGTCCGCTCCACGACATCGCACGGCAGGCGACAGGTGAGCTGGCCGCCGCGATGGCTGCAGAGAGCCCGCGTCACGCGATGTTCAACGCGTTCCTGGATCAGTTGACGGCACGCGAAACCATCGCCGTGGTGGAGGACGCGCACTGGGCCGACGAAGCGACACTCGACCTGCTCATGTTCGCCGCCCGCCGGATCTCCTCCACTCGTGGCCTGCTTGTCATCACCTATCGGGATGACGAGGTCGGACCGGATCACCCGTTGCGCGCGGTGCTGGGAGCGCTCGCCACCGACAAGAGTGTGCTGCGCATTCGGCTGTCACCGCTCTCGGCCGCGGCCGTCGCCACCCTGGCCGGGCCGGACGGTCCGGATGCCGCGGAACTGCACGCTCGGGCCGGCGGCAACCCCTTCTTCGTGACTGAGGTTCTGGCAGATCCCGAGCGCAGGGTTCCCGAGACGGTACGCGACGCGGTGCTGGCCCGGGCGGCCGGTCTCCGCCCCGCGGAGCGCGACGCACTCAACTCAGTGGCTGTCTTCCCCGGTTATGCTCCCGCGCCTTTGGTCCAGGCGCCCAGGAAGGCCGTTGACGGCTGTGTGGATGCGGGAATGCTGATTCGCGACGGCACGCGGATCCTGTTCCGCCACGAGCTGGCCAGACTGGCCATCGAGGAGGGCATCGCGTCGGCGCGCAAGACCGAGCTGCATGAGCGTGCGCTGGCGGATCTGACACAGCGGGGCAGTGATCCGGCCCGGCTCGTTTATCACGCGGAGGAGGCAGGCGACGCGGCCGCCGTACTCGTACACGCCGGTGCAGCGGCGAGGCGGGCATCTGCCGTCGGTGCTCACCGACAGGCGGCCGATCACTATGCCCAGGCGCTGCGGTTCGCCGACGGGATCAGCCCGCGCCGGCAGGCAGAACTGCTTGAACGCCACGGCGAGGCGTGTGCGCACGCCGGACGGAGTGCCGCGGCCGTGCTCTCCTCCCGTCGGGCGATCGAGTGCTGGCGGGAGGAAGGCGACCAGGAGCGTGAGGCCGCTCTGATGGCGTACTGCTCCTACTACTTGTGGAACCAGGGCCGGAACGCTGAGGCGCATGCCATGGTGCGGCAGGCGCTCGCCCTTGCCGAGCGGCTGCCGGAGGGCCCCGGGCTGGTCGCCGCGTACACCTGGTCGGCGTATCTTCTGATGCTTGCCCGGGACATCCCCGGAGCGGTGCGGACCGGATGTCACGCCGCCGTGCTCGCCGAGCGGTTCGGTGAACAGACCCTGCTCGCCCGGGCGCTCAACGCGGTCGGCTCCGCACAGTGGTCCATCGAGCCGGACCTGGCCATGCGGACCATGCTCCGAAGTATTCAGGCGGGCCGCGTGGCCGGTGACGACGGTGCCGTCGGAAGCGCGATGGTCAACCTCGGATCCGCGGCAGGCGAGGTCCGTCGCTATGACGTCGCGGAACACTGGCTGCGCGAGGCCATGAAGTGGTGCTCCGACCGTGACCTGGACGACGTACGCAGTTACGCCACAGCGTGGCTCGCCCGGTGCCTGTTCGAGCGCGGGCAGTGGTCAGCGGCCGAAGCGATGGTGGAGCAGGTGGGAGCCACCGAGTGCACACCGAGCCGGATCGTCGCGCTCACCGTGCTGGGGCGGCTGCGGACCCGGCGGGGAGAGCCGGGTGCGGCAGACGTCCTCGACGAGGCGTGCTCACTGGCCGAACAGACCGGAGACCTGCAACGCCTGTGGCCGGTCGCCGCGGGACGCGCCGAACTCGTGTGGCTGAGCGGACAGCAGCCCGACAGCAGCCTGTCCGAGAGCTACGAGATGGCGGTACGGCTCGGCATCGGCTGGGCGATCGGTGAACTCGGGCAGTGGCTGCAACCGGAGCCGGGGGAAGTCCACCAGGCCGCCGCCCCGCCGTATCGGATGAACCCCGTGGAAGCCGCCCGGGCCTGGGATGAGCTCGGTTGCCCGTACGAGTCGGCCATGGCGCTCGCGCAGAGCCCGGATCACCTGCGTGAGGCCCTGCGCGGGTTCGAGGGCCTCGGGGCGCGGCCTGCCGCGGACCAAGTGGCCCGGCGGATGCGCGACCTGGGAATCCGGACACCACGGCGTTCGACCATGGCCCATCCCGACGGGCTCACCGCACGCGAAGCCGATGTCCTCGACCTTCTCAGGGACGGGCTGCGGAACTCCGAGATCGCCGACCGGCTCCGCATCGCGGAGAAGACGGCCGGGCATCACGTCTCCTCCATCCTGGCCAAGCTCGGCGTGCGTACCCGCCAGGAGGCCGCCAGACATGGGGAGATCGCTGAGCGAACATAG
- a CDS encoding RICIN domain-containing protein — protein MTPAELEELKQGPVRCLSTRQLFQDRLFKFSDRKEPEARKMRMRNKMAASAGALLAAASMVTMTAGASAAAPAAGSVADHSTRLTALAPAGAFHTLKNVAFGQCIDAPGGQLNVRLQLADCNGSNTQNWAFIPVPGAARTYSLVNQASGYCAEVNNGTSTPGEAVDEFTCNTSGSEYWTKSNVDVGELTYQKFEHAGTGLCLDTVGGAGSQLMQWDCSNAHPPAAQMWILSP, from the coding sequence GTGACTCCGGCAGAGCTCGAAGAGCTGAAACAGGGGCCGGTCCGCTGCCTATCTACCCGACAGCTGTTTCAGGACAGGCTGTTCAAATTTTCCGACCGAAAGGAACCGGAGGCCAGAAAAATGAGAATGAGAAACAAAATGGCTGCCTCGGCAGGGGCGTTACTGGCGGCCGCCAGCATGGTCACCATGACGGCCGGGGCCAGTGCCGCCGCGCCGGCCGCGGGATCCGTGGCGGACCACTCCACCCGCCTCACGGCCCTCGCACCGGCCGGCGCTTTTCACACGCTCAAGAACGTGGCCTTCGGCCAGTGCATCGACGCGCCGGGCGGGCAACTCAACGTCCGGCTTCAACTGGCCGACTGCAACGGTTCCAACACCCAGAACTGGGCGTTCATACCGGTGCCCGGCGCAGCGAGAACCTACTCCCTTGTGAATCAGGCAAGCGGGTACTGTGCCGAGGTCAACAACGGCACCAGCACTCCAGGGGAAGCGGTCGACGAATTCACCTGCAACACGTCGGGGTCGGAATACTGGACCAAGAGCAACGTAGACGTCGGTGAGTTGACATACCAAAAGTTCGAACACGCGGGCACTGGATTGTGCCTAGACACGGTCGGCGGCGCCGGCAGCCAGCTCATGCAGTGGGACTGCAGCAACGCTCATCCCCCGGCGGCCCAGATGTGGATCCTGAGCCCCTGA
- a CDS encoding DUF4242 domain-containing protein, translated as MPRYLVQRTFTEGLHIPMDDEGAKTCTGVIEGNAASAVTWVQSYVSRDKSMTYCVYDGPSPEAVRQAAQTTGLPVDRITEVSVLDPYFYH; from the coding sequence ATGCCGCGATATCTCGTGCAACGGACCTTCACCGAGGGTCTGCACATCCCGATGGACGACGAGGGCGCCAAGACCTGTACAGGCGTCATCGAGGGCAACGCCGCGTCGGCGGTCACCTGGGTGCAGTCGTACGTGAGCCGTGACAAGAGCATGACCTACTGCGTGTACGACGGGCCGTCTCCGGAAGCCGTGCGCCAGGCTGCGCAGACCACAGGCCTGCCCGTCGACCGGATCACCGAAGTCAGCGTCCTGGACCCGTACTTCTATCACTGA
- a CDS encoding glycoside hydrolase family 13 protein — translation MSQHSTAPAPTSTVAAVSAHSDWWRDAVIYQVYPRSFADSNGDGMGDLEGVRTRLPYLRDLGVDAVWLSPFYASPQADAGYDVADYRAVDPMFGNLLDADALIRDAHELNLRIIVDLVPNHSSDQHEWFKRALRDGPGSPLRDRYHFRPGKGENGELPPNDWESIFGGPAWTRVTEPDGTPGEWYLHLFAPEQPDFNWEHPAVGDEFRSVLRFWLDMGVDGFRVDVAHGLVKAAGLPDLGSHDQVKLLGNDVMPFFDQDGVHAIYREWRLVLDEYAGERIFVAEAWTPTIERTANYVRPDELHQAFNFQYLATYWDAAELKVVIDRTLDAMRPVGAPATWVLSNHDVTRHATRFANESGLGTQIRLAGDRALGLRRARAATLLMLALPGSAYVYQGEELGLPDVVDLADEVRQDPAYFRGAGQDGFRDGCRVPIPWTREGSSYGFGDGGSWLPQPAEWAELSIEAQTGTPGSTLELYRAALTARREHPGLGAGDSVEWLKAPQGVLAFRRGEFVCVANTSGEAVTIPAYGEVLVASGEVTVVEDEAKLPADTTVWWTTA, via the coding sequence ATGAGCCAGCACTCCACAGCTCCGGCCCCGACTTCCACCGTCGCCGCCGTCTCCGCCCACAGTGACTGGTGGCGGGACGCCGTGATCTACCAGGTCTACCCCCGCAGCTTCGCCGACAGCAACGGCGACGGCATGGGCGACCTGGAGGGCGTACGCACCCGGCTGCCGTATCTGCGCGACCTGGGCGTCGACGCCGTGTGGCTCAGCCCCTTCTACGCCTCCCCACAGGCCGACGCCGGCTACGACGTCGCCGACTACCGCGCCGTGGACCCCATGTTCGGCAACCTCCTGGACGCCGACGCCCTGATCCGGGACGCCCACGAACTGAACCTCAGGATCATCGTCGACCTGGTCCCCAACCACTCCTCCGACCAGCACGAGTGGTTCAAGCGGGCGCTGCGCGACGGCCCCGGCTCACCGCTCCGGGACCGCTACCACTTCCGCCCCGGCAAGGGCGAGAACGGCGAACTCCCGCCCAACGACTGGGAGTCCATCTTCGGCGGCCCGGCCTGGACGAGGGTCACCGAGCCGGACGGTACCCCCGGCGAGTGGTACCTCCACCTCTTCGCGCCGGAGCAGCCCGACTTCAACTGGGAACACCCGGCCGTCGGGGACGAGTTCCGCTCGGTCCTCCGGTTCTGGCTCGACATGGGCGTCGACGGCTTCCGTGTCGACGTCGCACACGGCCTGGTGAAGGCGGCGGGCCTCCCAGACCTCGGATCCCACGATCAGGTCAAGCTCCTGGGCAACGATGTCATGCCGTTCTTCGACCAGGACGGCGTGCACGCCATCTACCGCGAATGGCGCCTGGTCCTCGACGAGTACGCGGGCGAGCGCATTTTCGTCGCGGAGGCGTGGACCCCGACCATCGAACGCACGGCGAACTACGTACGCCCGGACGAACTCCACCAGGCCTTCAACTTCCAGTACCTGGCGACCTATTGGGACGCGGCGGAACTGAAGGTCGTCATCGACCGCACCCTGGACGCCATGCGCCCGGTCGGCGCCCCGGCTACGTGGGTGCTGTCGAACCACGATGTCACCCGCCACGCGACGCGCTTCGCCAACGAGTCGGGCCTGGGCACGCAGATCCGCCTCGCCGGAGACCGTGCACTGGGCCTGCGCAGGGCCCGCGCGGCAACCCTGTTGATGCTGGCGCTGCCCGGCTCGGCGTACGTCTACCAGGGCGAGGAACTGGGCCTCCCGGACGTCGTCGACCTCGCGGACGAGGTCCGCCAGGACCCCGCGTACTTCCGGGGCGCCGGCCAGGACGGCTTCCGCGACGGCTGCCGGGTGCCGATCCCGTGGACCCGCGAGGGCTCGTCGTACGGCTTCGGCGACGGCGGCTCCTGGCTTCCGCAGCCCGCGGAGTGGGCCGAGCTGAGCATCGAGGCACAGACAGGTACGCCCGGCTCCACCCTGGAGCTGTACCGCGCCGCCCTCACCGCCCGCCGCGAACACCCCGGCCTCGGCGCGGGCGACTCCGTCGAGTGGCTGAAGGCACCGCAGGGCGTCCTGGCCTTCCGGCGCGGCGAGTTCGTGTGCGTGGCGAACACGAGCGGCGAGGCGGTCACGATCCCGGCGTACGGGGAGGTGCTGGTGGCCAGTGGCGAGGTGACCGTAGTGGAGGACGAGGCGAAGCTGCCGGCGGACACGACGGTGTGGTGGACGACTGCCTGA